From the genome of Pseudomonas sp. gcc21, one region includes:
- a CDS encoding LLM class flavin-dependent oxidoreductase gives MPSPVVPLSILDLCPVPEGSGPRQALHNSLALARYAEQQGYNRFWVAEHHNMTGIASAATSVVMGYLAAGTERIRIGSGGIMLPNHAPLQIAEQFGTLESLYPGRIDLGLGRAPGSDQVAAQALRRGRGDGSDFPELLDQLRQLFAEPEPGQRLRAVPGAGLKVPIWLLGSSTFSAQLAAQLGLPFAFAGQFSPDYMHAAFRTYRQHFEPSETLDKPHLMLGINAYVASSKEQAHRLSTSHQQSFLNLIRGRPGPLPPPVEDMEALWQPHEKHSVLSTLAGTLVGDEATVGQQLDELLERTQVDELIVASAIYDQTLRHDSYQRLMQIASAR, from the coding sequence ATGCCTTCCCCCGTCGTGCCGTTGTCGATCCTGGATCTGTGTCCTGTTCCCGAAGGTTCTGGACCAAGGCAAGCGCTTCACAACAGCCTGGCGTTGGCCAGATATGCAGAACAGCAAGGCTATAACCGTTTCTGGGTGGCCGAACACCACAACATGACGGGTATTGCCAGTGCTGCCACCTCAGTGGTCATGGGTTATCTGGCAGCCGGTACCGAGCGCATACGCATTGGATCCGGCGGCATCATGTTGCCTAACCACGCTCCGCTGCAGATCGCCGAACAGTTTGGCACCCTTGAGTCACTCTACCCCGGCAGGATCGATCTCGGGCTGGGGCGCGCGCCGGGCAGCGACCAGGTAGCCGCCCAGGCGCTGCGACGTGGCCGTGGAGACGGCAGTGACTTTCCCGAATTACTCGATCAGCTACGCCAGCTGTTCGCCGAACCCGAGCCGGGCCAGCGCCTGCGAGCAGTACCGGGCGCAGGGCTCAAGGTTCCAATCTGGCTGCTGGGCTCCAGCACTTTCAGCGCGCAGCTGGCAGCACAACTGGGTTTACCGTTCGCCTTCGCCGGACAATTCTCACCCGACTACATGCACGCCGCGTTTCGCACCTACCGCCAACATTTCGAGCCGTCGGAAACTCTCGACAAACCTCACTTGATGCTGGGCATCAATGCCTATGTTGCCTCCAGCAAGGAGCAGGCGCATAGGCTTTCGACCTCTCATCAGCAGTCCTTTCTGAACCTGATACGTGGTCGCCCCGGTCCTTTGCCGCCACCGGTTGAAGACATGGAAGCCCTCTGGCAACCGCACGAAAAACACAGCGTTCTTTCTACGCTGGCTGGCACCTTGGTGGGTGACGAAGCAACCGTTGGGCAGCAATTGGACGAGCTGCTGGAGCGCACGCAGGTTGATGAGCTGATTGTGGCCAGCGCAATTTATGACCAGACGCTGCGACACGACAGCTACCAGCGCCTGATGCAGATAGCCTCGGCCCGTTAA
- a CDS encoding cytochrome P450, translating into MQSIPRDDTFDVSLALLKDGYRFISRRCAQHNTDAFHTRIMLRPVTCVMGEDAARMFYEPGRFTRKMAMPPMTLMSLQDTGSVMTLDGAAHEHRKKMFMSLMGPDSLGEIVSLFERYWRDRLSVWAQRPGITLHHESEEIICRAVCEWAGIALPDAEVRDRTRELSAMIEGAGAIGPRNWKGLALRARTERWARDLIDQVRAVPSSEEPDRPIEILARHRASNGELLSTKVAAVELLNLLRPTVAVARYVTFIALALHRHPEYRDKLLQDEERWLKPFVQEVRRFYPFFPIIAGNATQAFDWHGEHFSKGSWVVLDIYGTNHDPRSWDQPTRFLPERFEQWDESPHNFLPQGGGEFLSGHRCAGEWMTIELMKSATRLLTKGMSYEVVPQDLSIDMSRMPAIPESRFIIRQIKRTD; encoded by the coding sequence ATGCAATCCATTCCACGCGACGACACCTTTGACGTTTCTCTGGCGCTACTGAAGGACGGTTACCGCTTTATCTCGAGACGCTGCGCCCAACACAATACCGATGCCTTCCACACGCGCATCATGCTCCGACCGGTCACCTGCGTCATGGGTGAAGATGCAGCCCGCATGTTCTACGAGCCGGGACGCTTCACCCGCAAGATGGCTATGCCGCCGATGACGCTGATGTCGCTGCAGGACACCGGCAGCGTGATGACCTTGGACGGCGCAGCGCATGAGCATCGCAAGAAGATGTTCATGTCATTGATGGGCCCGGATAGCCTCGGTGAGATTGTTTCGCTGTTTGAGCGCTACTGGCGCGACCGTTTGTCAGTATGGGCGCAACGTCCCGGCATTACTCTGCATCATGAATCCGAAGAGATAATCTGCCGCGCAGTGTGCGAATGGGCAGGTATAGCGTTGCCGGACGCTGAGGTTCGCGATAGAACCCGTGAGCTGTCCGCGATGATCGAGGGAGCCGGGGCAATTGGCCCGCGCAACTGGAAAGGTCTGGCGCTGCGCGCCCGCACCGAACGCTGGGCACGGGATCTGATCGATCAGGTACGCGCGGTGCCCTCCTCCGAAGAGCCTGATAGACCTATCGAAATCCTTGCCCGGCATCGAGCGTCCAATGGCGAATTACTGAGCACAAAGGTCGCCGCCGTCGAATTGCTCAACCTGCTCAGACCCACAGTCGCCGTCGCTCGCTATGTGACCTTCATAGCGCTGGCGTTACATCGCCATCCTGAGTACCGCGATAAACTGCTGCAGGATGAAGAGCGCTGGCTGAAGCCCTTTGTCCAGGAGGTGCGGCGGTTCTATCCTTTTTTCCCGATCATAGCCGGCAACGCCACCCAGGCTTTTGACTGGCACGGTGAGCATTTCAGCAAAGGCAGCTGGGTCGTTCTGGATATCTACGGCACCAACCATGATCCGCGCAGCTGGGATCAACCCACGCGTTTTCTACCTGAACGTTTCGAGCAGTGGGACGAGAGCCCTCACAACTTTCTACCCCAGGGGGGCGGCGAGTTCTTATCCGGGCATCGCTGCGCAGGGGAATGGATGACTATAGAACTAATGAAGTCCGCAACCAGGCTGCTGACGAAGGGTATGAGCTATGAAGTCGTGCCTCAGGATCTATCCATTGACATGTCTCGCATGCCGGCCATTCCCGAAAGTCGATTCATCATCCGCCAGATCAAGCGAACCGATTGA
- a CDS encoding acyltransferase: MKPTRTFRDDINGLRAWAVVSVILFHFHVPGFAGGFVGVDIFFVISGFLMTGIIIRGLEEPRSETSNSFSLIGFYLARGVRIIPALLVLCLALLAIGWFFLPAIEYRSLGVHSTSAVGFLSNFKFWAEAGYFDTASHEKWFLHTWSLSVEWQFYLILPLVLMLVWKLAPGRKAATLAALALVILSLALSVFISDTHPGAAFYLLPTRAWEMLAGGLVFLLADRLSLAERARQWLYGAGFGFIVLSIAAFDSTTVWPG, encoded by the coding sequence ATGAAGCCGACCAGAACATTCAGGGATGACATCAACGGTCTGCGCGCATGGGCGGTCGTCTCGGTCATACTGTTTCACTTCCACGTGCCCGGATTTGCTGGCGGCTTCGTAGGGGTTGATATCTTCTTCGTGATTTCGGGTTTTCTGATGACCGGAATCATCATCCGCGGGCTGGAAGAGCCCCGCTCAGAGACCAGCAATTCCTTTTCGTTGATAGGTTTTTATCTGGCCAGGGGCGTCAGGATTATTCCAGCTTTGCTGGTTCTGTGTTTAGCGCTCCTCGCTATTGGCTGGTTTTTCCTGCCAGCTATCGAATACCGATCCCTCGGGGTTCATTCAACCTCCGCAGTGGGGTTTCTATCCAACTTCAAGTTCTGGGCTGAAGCGGGGTACTTCGACACCGCCTCGCATGAAAAATGGTTTCTACATACCTGGTCGCTGTCAGTTGAGTGGCAGTTCTACCTGATATTGCCACTTGTCCTTATGCTGGTCTGGAAGCTTGCTCCTGGCAGAAAGGCAGCCACCCTCGCGGCATTGGCGCTTGTTATCCTTTCGCTGGCGCTATCCGTCTTCATTTCCGACACCCACCCAGGCGCGGCCTTCTACCTGCTTCCCACCCGCGCCTGGGAAATGCTGGCGGGAGGACTGGTCTTTCTTTTGGCGGACCGGCTGTCGCTCGCTGAGCGGGCCCGCCAATGGCTATACGGTGCGGGCTTCGGC